GCCGTGCTGGGCGTGCTGATGGCCGTGCCGCTGGCAGTGCTGGCCGCTGTTCGCCGCAACACCTGGGTGGACGCCGTGATCCGCGCCGTCTTTCAGGTGGGACTGTCACTCCCGGTGTTTTACGTGGCCCTGCAACTGCTGAGCCTGCTGGGCGCCCGGCTGGGCTGGTTTCCCATTGGCGGCTACGGTGAGGGCTTCGGCGAACACCTGTACCACCTCTTTTTACCCGCGCTGACGTTGGGGTTGAATCTGGCGGCGATTCTGGTCCGCACCCTGAGGAACAGCATCATCGAGGTCCTGACCGCCGAGTACGTGGACTTCGCGCGTGCCAAGGGCCTGCGCAGCCGCGTGATCATGACCCGCCACGTGCTGCGCAACGCATTGATCGCCACCGTCACGCTGCTGGGCCTGAACATCGGCGCGCTGATCGGCGGGGCCGTGATCACCGAGACCGTGTTCGCCATTCCCGGCGTCGGCCGCCTGATGGTGGACGCGATCTTCGGGCGCGACTACCCGGTGATCCAGGGCCTGACCCTGACCTTCGCCCTGATCGTGTCGCTGGTCTTTCTGATCACCGATCTGATCCATGCCCGCCTTGACCCTCGCGCGGAGCTGTCATGAGGAGCTGCCCATGACCACCATGCATTCCCCCGCGCTGGAGGTGGCCGCCCGCCCGCGCCGCCGCTGGCCCAAGCCCACGCTGCTGATCGGACTGGCGCTGCTGCTGCTGCTGCTCGTGGCGGCCCTGTTTCCGCGGGCGCTGGCCCCCTTCAGCCCCACCGACTTCGACTACGAGGCCTTGCTGAAAGGGCCCAGCGCCAAACATCCCTTCGGCACCGACAACTTCGGGCGCGACGTGCTGAGCCGCGTGATCTACGCCACCCGCATCGACCTTCAGATTGCCGTGTTCACCACCCTCTTCCCCTTCATCTTCGGCACGCTGCTGGGCGCGCTGACCGGTTACCTGGGCCGCTGGAGCGACGCCGTGGTGGGCCGCATTGCCGATCTGGTGGTGGTCTTCCCCTTTCTGGTGCTGGTCATCGCCATCGTGGCGGTGCTGGGGCCGGGCCTCACCAACATGTACATCGCGGTCAGCGCGGTGGGCTGGGTCAGCTACTGGCGGCTGACACGCGGCGAGGTGATGAACCAGAAAAAGGCTGAGTACGCACAGGCCGGCCGGGTGCTGGGCTACAGCCCCAGCCGCATTCTGCTGCGCCACCTGTTGCCCAACGCCGTGACGCCCGCCATCGTGTACCTGATGACCGACATGAGCCTGGGCATCCTGCTGGGCGCGTCGCTAGGCTACCTGGGGCTGGGCGCACAGCCGCCAACGGCCGAATGGGGCGTGATGGTGGCCGACGGCAAGAATTTCATGGCCACCGCGTGGTGGATCAGCACCTTTCCGGGCCTGGCCCTGACGCTGGCGGGCGTGACCTTCAGCCTGATCGGCGACGGGCTGGCCGACGCCCTGAGGCCCCGCGCATGACGCCACTACTGAGTGTCCGTGACCTGAATGTCCGCATTCCCACGCCCGGCGGGATGTTGCACGCCGTCCGGGGCGTGAACTTTGACCTGATGCCCGGGGAGGTGCTGGGCCTGGTGGGCGAGTCCGGCAGCGGCAAGAGCGTGACCCTGCGCTCGTTGATCCGCCTGCACCGCCCGCCGATCGAGATGACCGGCTCGGTGGCGTTCGGTGGCCAGAACCTGCTGGACCTGTCCGAGGCCCGGCTGCGTGACGTGCGCGGCGGGCAGATCAGCATGATCTTTCAGGAGCCGATGTCCGCCCTGAACCCGGTGTTGACCGTGGGCGAGCAGATCGGCGAAAACCTTCGAGAACACAAGGGTCTGCGGGGCAAGGCGGCGCAGGACAGAGCCGCCGAACTGCTGGACCTGACCGGGATTCCCAGCCCGCGCGCCCGCCTGTCCGATTACCCGCACCAGTTCTCCGGCGGCATGCGCCAGCGGGCCATGATCGCCATCGCGCTGGCCTCCGAGCCGCAACTGCTGCTGGCCGACGAGCCGACCACCGCCCTGGACGTCACCATTCAGGACCAGATTCTGCGGCTGCTGCTGCGGCTGCGTGAGGAGCTGCACATGGGCGTCATTCTGGTCACGCACGATCTGGGCGTGGTGGCCCAGACCTGTGACCGGGTGGCCGTGATGTACGGCGGACGGCTGGTGGAAACGGCGGGCGTGACGGACCTGTTCCACGCGCCCAGGCACGCCTACACGCTGGGGCTGCTGCGGAGCCTGCCGGGGGCCGGAGAGCACCGCCGCCCGCTGCAGCCGATTCCCGGCGGTCCGCCGGACCTGAGGTCGCTGCCGCCCGGCTGCCCGTTTGCGCCGCGCTGCGAATATGTGACCGACGAGTGCCGTGGAACTGAGCCGCCGCTGCTGGAAGTCGCGCCGGGCCGGTTCAGCGCCTGTGTTCATTACGACCAGTTGCCTGATCTGAAGGCCAGCCTTGAGGAAGTCGGCGTATGACCAGTTCACCCTCCCCGTCCGCGCCGCCCCTGACCGACAGCCCCCTGATGGAAATTCACGGCCTCACCAAGACGTTTCCGGTGGCGCAGAGCCTGCTGTCCCGCTGGCGTGGCCAGCCCAGGCGCGCGGTACAGGCCCTGACCGACGTGGAACTGACGGTGCGGCGCGGCGAGACGCTGGGCATCGTGGGCGAGAGCGGCTGCGGCAAATCCACGCTGGCGCGCACGCTGGTGCGGCTGTACGACGCTGACCGGGGCCGCGTCCGCTACGGCGAACTCGACGTGCTGGCGCTGCACGGCGCCGAGCTGCGGCAGTACAACCGTAGGGTCCAGATGATCTTTCAGGACCCGTACTCCAGCCTCAACCCGCGCATGACCGTGGAGACCGTGCTGCGCGAGGCGCTGAGTGTTCACAAGATGCGTCCCCCGGCCGAGCAGCCCGCCCGCGTCCGTGAACTGCTGCAGCTGGTGGGCCTGCCGCCTGAGGCCGCCGGACGTCTGCCGCACGAGTTCTCCGGCGGTCAGCGCCAGCGCATCGGCATCGCGCGGGCGCTGGCGCTGGAGCCGGAATGCCTGATCGCCGACGAACTCGTCTCGGCGCTGGACGTCTCGGTTCAGGCGCAGGTGGTCAACCTGCTGCTGGAGCTGCAGGAGCGTCTGGACCTGACGGTGCTGTTCGTGGCCCATGACCTGCGGCTGGTGCGTCACATCTCTCACCGGGTGGCGGTGATGTACCTGGGCCGGGTGGTGGAGGTCTCGGACACGGCGCAGATCTTCTCAGCCCCGCGCCATCCCTACACCCAGGCGCTGCTGGCTGCCGCGCCCACCCTGGATCCCAGCCGCCGCACGGCGGCCCCGGCCATCACCGGCGAGC
The sequence above is drawn from the Deinococcus aerolatus genome and encodes:
- a CDS encoding ABC transporter ATP-binding protein, coding for MTPLLSVRDLNVRIPTPGGMLHAVRGVNFDLMPGEVLGLVGESGSGKSVTLRSLIRLHRPPIEMTGSVAFGGQNLLDLSEARLRDVRGGQISMIFQEPMSALNPVLTVGEQIGENLREHKGLRGKAAQDRAAELLDLTGIPSPRARLSDYPHQFSGGMRQRAMIAIALASEPQLLLADEPTTALDVTIQDQILRLLLRLREELHMGVILVTHDLGVVAQTCDRVAVMYGGRLVETAGVTDLFHAPRHAYTLGLLRSLPGAGEHRRPLQPIPGGPPDLRSLPPGCPFAPRCEYVTDECRGTEPPLLEVAPGRFSACVHYDQLPDLKASLEEVGV
- a CDS encoding ABC transporter permease yields the protein MHASYVIRRLLQIIPTFLAVMLVVFLLVRLLPGDPASAILGDRATAEIVERTNRELGLDRPLPIQFGVFVRNLLQGDLGDSISLKIPVLRLIGERLPTTLFLTAYAAVLGVLMAVPLAVLAAVRRNTWVDAVIRAVFQVGLSLPVFYVALQLLSLLGARLGWFPIGGYGEGFGEHLYHLFLPALTLGLNLAAILVRTLRNSIIEVLTAEYVDFARAKGLRSRVIMTRHVLRNALIATVTLLGLNIGALIGGAVITETVFAIPGVGRLMVDAIFGRDYPVIQGLTLTFALIVSLVFLITDLIHARLDPRAELS
- a CDS encoding ABC transporter ATP-binding protein, which gives rise to MTSSPSPSAPPLTDSPLMEIHGLTKTFPVAQSLLSRWRGQPRRAVQALTDVELTVRRGETLGIVGESGCGKSTLARTLVRLYDADRGRVRYGELDVLALHGAELRQYNRRVQMIFQDPYSSLNPRMTVETVLREALSVHKMRPPAEQPARVRELLQLVGLPPEAAGRLPHEFSGGQRQRIGIARALALEPECLIADELVSALDVSVQAQVVNLLLELQERLDLTVLFVAHDLRLVRHISHRVAVMYLGRVVEVSDTAQIFSAPRHPYTQALLAAAPTLDPSRRTAAPAITGELPSPLNVPSGCAFRTRCPHAFDRCATERPALLKLEDGPEVACHLYDSAAPVHAAPPMVTP
- a CDS encoding ABC transporter permease: MTTMHSPALEVAARPRRRWPKPTLLIGLALLLLLLVAALFPRALAPFSPTDFDYEALLKGPSAKHPFGTDNFGRDVLSRVIYATRIDLQIAVFTTLFPFIFGTLLGALTGYLGRWSDAVVGRIADLVVVFPFLVLVIAIVAVLGPGLTNMYIAVSAVGWVSYWRLTRGEVMNQKKAEYAQAGRVLGYSPSRILLRHLLPNAVTPAIVYLMTDMSLGILLGASLGYLGLGAQPPTAEWGVMVADGKNFMATAWWISTFPGLALTLAGVTFSLIGDGLADALRPRA